One segment of Hippopotamus amphibius kiboko isolate mHipAmp2 chromosome 4, mHipAmp2.hap2, whole genome shotgun sequence DNA contains the following:
- the LOC130851292 gene encoding U6 snRNA-associated Sm-like protein LSm8: MTSALENYINRTVAVITSDGRMIVGTLKGFDQTINLILDESHERVFSSSQGVEQVVLGLYIVRGDNVAVIGEIDEETDSALDLGNIRAEPLNSVAH, encoded by the coding sequence ATGACCTCTGCCTTGGAGAACTACATCAACCGAACTGTTGCTGTCATTACTTCTGATGGGAGAATGATTGTGGGAACACTGAAAGGTTTTGACCAGACCATTAATTTGATTTTGGATGAAAGCCACGAACGAGTGTTCAGCTCTTCACAGGGAGTAGAACAAGTGGTACTAGGGTTATACATTGTAAGAGGCGATAATGTTGCAGTCATTGGAGAAATTGATGAAGAGACAGATTCTGCACTTGATTTGGGGAATATTCGAGCAGAACCTTTGAACTCTGTAGCACACTGA